ATTCAGCATGTCCTTACTGGTTTTTTTGCGCAAAATAGTGAAGCCTGCCCAACTGGTTTCATCGTCTGGAATTTCGTTGTTCTTCATCCAGTTTCCGTTCACGTAATTGTAAAAATCGTCTTTTGGACTTACGGTGGTGTCCATGTTTGCGAGAATAATTCCGTGTGGTTCGTTGTCTGTTACGGCCACTTCGGTTTTTTCCTTACAAGCGGTTGTGGCGACTGCAATAACTGCAAAAGCCACAACGGGTTTTAAAAAATTGGTTTTCATTTTATTATTTTAGATTAAAGTAATTGTTGATTTAAAATTATTCTGAAAGTATAAGTTGCCTTTTAAGTGGGTATGTTACACTTTTTTATTTTTTTTATCTTGAAGCTCCAAATTGAAAATGGAATCTTTGGTGCGTTGTTGTTTTTTTAATTCGTTTTCTTCGTCTTCTTTTCTTGAAAAGTCTATTTTATCTTTTTGAAACTTTTCATTTAGTTGTACTATTAAATCTTTTACCGCACTATTCATTTCTTCTAAGGATAGTTGCACCTTTAGCGAATCGATAGTTGCTTGATGCGAAACTTGAGAAAGCAGCGCTGTTCGGGTTTTTAACACTACTAACCGGCTGTGGATGGGTTTGGTATTTAGCGTATCTGGAATTTTTTTAAAAAGCGAATCGGCGTATTCGTTTAAAAGCTCCGATCGGTTTCGCAAATCTTGGTAGTTAGTTCCGTTTGCATTTTGTGCTTCGGCCAGAAAATCTTCTAAAACGCCCCAATGCACCGCCTGTTTTTGTGCTGGCTCAGAGAGTTGTGGGAAGGCATGGTTTTTATTGCCAAAAATAATTGATGCGTCGTTATTTGGAACTTCAGCTAAGTTTTCTTCGGAATTATTTCCGCAGGAAAAAACAAAACCAACAACCATTAAAAGTGGAATTAAAATCTTCATAAAAAATAAAAGGGTCACAAAGATACTGGTTATTAACCAAATGGCATATCTTTTTTTTAACGCTGAAAGAACTCATAATACGTATCTTTACACTTCATTTTTGAACATTAAACTCATGAAAAAACGGATTTTAATTATAGGCGCCTGTGGCCAAATAGGTACTGAATTAACCCTTTATTTACGCGAAAAATTTGGCAATCATAAAGTAATTGCGAGCGATATAAGAGAAGGCGAGGCAGAGCTTATGCAGAGCGGACCTTTTGAAATTTTGGACGCTATGAATTACGACGCTATTCAGGAAGTAGTAATTAGATACGAAATAACAGACGTTTATTTAATGGCTGCGATGCTATCGGCCACTGCCGAAAAATTTCCGATGAAGGGTTGGAACTTAAATATGAATTCACTTTTTCACGTGCTGAATTTAGCAAAAGATAAAAAAATTGAAAAGATATTTTGGCCTTCAAGTATAGCTGTATTTGGTCCAACCACTCCTAAAATAGATACGCCGCAACGCACCGTGATGGAGCCGAGTACTGTTTACGGAATTAGCAAGCAAACTGGTGAGCGTTGGTGCGAATATTATTTTAAGCGGTACGGGGTAGATGTACGTAGCGTTCGGTATCCGGGGCTCATTAGCTACAAAACCCTACCAGGAGGCGGAACTACAGATTATGCGGTAGATATTTATCACAAAGCATTAAAACATAAAAAATACATTTGCTTTTTAAATGCTGAAACTACCTTGCCTATGATGTTTATGGACGACGCTATTAAAGCCACTGTAAATATTATGGAAGCCGATACGGAAAAAATTAAAACGCGGAATGCTTACAATCTTTCGGGCATGAGCTTTAATCCTGAGGAAATAACTGCAAGTATTAAAAAGCACATTCCTGAGTTTAAAATAAGTTATGAGCCAGATTTTAGACAAGCCATTGCAGATAGCTGGCCGCAAAGTATTGATGACAGCGAAGCACGTGATGATTGGGGTTGGAAAAGCGAAATTTCTTTAGATGAAATGACCGAAATAATGCTTACAAACCTAAACGATAAATATTAGGGTTATTTATCCTCGTTAAATATTACTTCCAAAATATTGGCGGTACCATTTTTTCCTTCATTGGAAATATACAGTGTGCCATCGGGAGCAAATGTAATTCCTTCGGGTTGGGCAAAGGACTCTTTGTATAATCTGTGCAGTTTTAACGGTTTTCCAAGACTGTCCATTATTAACATCTGCGGATATTTTCCTTCCAGAATATAATAGTGTCCTGTTTTAGGATGAATTGCCATATCTGACGGGAAAAAATTAGTTGAAGCTTCAACATCGTCATCGGCATCCTTCGGTTTAAAAATGGAACTATCTAAAGGAATTTTTAAAACAGGCAAGCTACTTGTTTGTTTAGTTTCTAGGTTGAACGCATATATTCCTTTATATGCCTCGCTGTTGGGATCCTTGTCTTTAACAGTAAAAAGAAGTCTGTTTTTAAGGGTATCGGCAACCAATGATTCCATATTGTTTCTGCCGGAAAAAGGCACTTGATATTCATTTGTGGTGAAAGTATCGCTTAAAAAACCTTCTACTTCAAAAAGGCGGCCGCTGCTTTCCATTACATATGCGGCACTATCTGTAGTGGTTATTGCTTCGTAGTCTCCAGATTTTCCAAAGGAAATCTTTTTTTCTACAAGATTTGTCTTAAGGTTATAAATAAAAATTATTCCCTCTTCGTCCTGCACGGCGGCAATTCTGTTTTCTGAAATCCATCGAATGCCACTAATTTCATTTAACTCCAAAGGCATGTCCCATTTGCGTATAATGGTATAGGTTTCTTCTTCCAATCGAGGATTGAGTGCTGGATTTTCAAAGGCGTACCAAAGTATCCCAACAAACGCCAAAACTCCAACAATAATTAAAAAAGCTATTTTATTTTCTCTCATAATTCAATATATAATACAACGGTATAAATTAAATGAAATAATGCTGGACACTCCTTAAAATTATTATAAAAAGTAATAATCTATTGTTTGTGATTGATGAAATGGATGGTAAAGTTTATCACATTTGCGTTATGCTGTGGGTAATTAAGTGCCTTAATTGGATTTACCTGTACGGGCTAAAGTAAAAAGATATATTCTTAAAAGTGAAAAAGGTATTCAAACTGAACTAAGCAAAACTAGGGTGTGTTACTAGTGATCCCACCAGGACTCGAACCTGGATCTAGAGTTTAGGAAACTCCTATTCTATCCCTTGAACTATGGGACCCTAAAACTTCAAGGCTTATGAGGTGCGTTGTATTTTGAAGCCAAAGAATTCACTGCAAATTTAAATAAATTTAGATTGTTTGCTTTATGAATTAAACCTACTTCTTCAATAATTCAAAATAAAAAAACAGGTTTAGCAATGCCGAAACCTGTTTTATATTAAAGTATTTGCGATTAAAAGTTTACGCTTCGCAACTTGCACAGTCTTTTTTCTGCGCAAATTTTTGGGCGGCATTCATGCTATGTTGGTAATACAATGACTTTAATCCCAATTTCCAAGCTGTAACGTGTATTTTATTAATTTCTTTTACTGGCATTTCTGGATGTACAATAATGTTTACGGACTGTCCTTGGTCTATATGGTTTTGACGGTTGGCAGCTTGGTAAATTAAATCCATTTGATCTATTTCCGAATAAGTTTTAAATACATCTTTCTCTTCATCGGTTAAAAAATCAAGATGCTGAACAGAGCCGTCATAATCGCGAATGTTTCGCCAAACTTCAAGTGTATTGAATCCTTTTTCTTCCAGTAATTGTTCCAAGAATGGATTTTTAATCGTGGTTTTTATTTTGGCAATGTCCTTTACATAAACATTAGACCATATAGGTTCTATTCCTTGTGAAACCTGACCCAAAATAAAAGCCGACGAAGTTGTTGGCGCAACCGCATTTAAGGTTGCATTCCGCCTGCCATAGCCTTTAAGCACTTCTGGTTCGCCGAATTTTTCTGCCAATTCTTCCGAAGCTTTGTACGATTTTTCTTTAATAACTCTAAATATTTCGCTGTTTAGGTCGTATGCCTCCGCACTATTTAAAGGCAGCATTTTAGATTGTAATAAAGAATGCCACCCTAAAACTCCTAAGCCCAAAGCGCGGTTGTCTTTGGCAAAATTATAGGCCCGTTCCATAAACAGGAAAGTTTGTTTGTCTTCTCTGCTTTCAGAATCGCGGTACGCTTCTAGTTTTTCAACAAATTCGGTTATTACTGCATCTAAGAAATATACCATTGTTTCTACGGCATCTGTATTTTTCCACTTGTCGTAATGCAACAAATTAACCGAAGAAAGTACGCACACAAACGACCAATCGTCATTAGACGGCAACATTATTTCGGTGCAGAGATTACTGGCATAGATAGGCAGTTTTTTATCTTTATAAACATCTGCAGCGGTATTGTTGGCATTGTCTTTAAAGAAAATGTACGGGTAGCCCATTTCGCCTCTACGCTGTAACACTTTTGCCCAAATGGAGCGTTTTTCTACATCGCCGGCAATCATTTCTTCCATCCATTGGTTGGTTACGGTAACCCCATGGGTTAGTTCCTGAATGGGGTTTCCTTCTGTACCTATTTCTAAAAACTCCATAATATCTGGATGTTCCACAGGTAAGTAAGGAGAAAAACGACCGCGTCTTACCGAACCTTGGCTAACTACATCGACCATAGATTCAAACAATTGCATGATATGTACTGCCCCCGAAGCTTGTCCATTATTTTTTACTTCGGCCCCACGATGACGAATTTTACCGAAATAACCAGAGGTTCCACCTCCGAGTTTAGACATCATGCCCACTTCAGATTGTGTATATAGAATGTTCCCCATATCGTCGTCTATATGTGAGCCAAAACAACTAATGGGCAATCCTCTTTTTTTTCCGAAATTAGACCAAACAGGCGAGGCAAGAGAGAAAAATCCTTGAGACATATAACCGTAAAATTTATCTGAATACCCAGGAATACCGAGTATTTTCTCTGCTCTATCTGCTATTTCGCGAATTCGTTCTTCTGCGGTTACACCTGGAGTTAGGTAGCCTGAAGCCAAAAAATTACGGCTGTGTTCCGTAAGCCATTCAAAGCCTTTTGGTTCGTTTTTTTCGGTCTGATGAAGCGCTTCCTTTCGAGCGTTTACAAGATTATTGGCTTCAGAATTTGTTTTTGTGGTCTGTGTGTCGAGGTTTAGATTTTGTTCGTTCATTTAAAAAAGGTCATCACTGGTTATACTTTGAGTTCTTTTACTGTAATTGATGGAGCGTTTTACGAAAAAATCACCGTGTTTGGTACCGATAATTTCATCGTCAAACCATTCGGTCTGTGCCAAGAGGGTTTCGTCTATTTCAAATATTTTTTCAATTCCGATGCTTTCAAGCGAATTGTTAAATCGGTTTTTTATAAATTCGTTTACAACTGCTTTCGGCAAGAAATCTAATTCGCCTTCTTCAAATATCCAATCTACTATTCTGCTTTCGGCAGTAAAGGCTTCCTTGCAGATTTCCTGAATCATGGCGTTGTAACTTTCATCAAACCACTCTGGGTTTTCTTCTTTTATAATTTTAATAATATCTATTCCGAAATCTCCGTGTATTTGTTCTTCTTTTGAAGTGGCTTCAACCACATTTGAAATTCCCTTAAGCATATTTTTATGCTTGTTGAAAGCCATAATGATTAAAAACTGGGAGAAGAGGGAAACGTGTTCAATAAAAAGAGAGAACAACAATATAGATTCGGCATATTCTTTATTGTCTTCACTTTTAGCATTTTTGAGTGCGGTTTCAAGGTAATGTACGCGCATCATAATGACCGGCTTTTTTTTGAGGTCTTTAAATTCTTCATTTAAACCCAAAATTTCGAGGAGATGCGAGTAGGCATCGTGATGGCGAACTTCGCTTTCGGCAAATGTTGCTCCTACCGAACCAATTTCGGGTTTTGGCATACGGTGGTATATGTCGCCCCAAAAGCTTTTTACGGCAACTTCAATCTGCGAAATTGCAAGCATGGTGTTTTTAATAGCGCTTTGTTCTACATTGGTTAGTCTGGTTTTAAAATCTTGGATATCGCTCGTAAAATTAAACTCTGTGTGTATCCAGTATGAGTGTCTGATGGCAGGTACATATTCGTACAAGGCGGGATATTCGTATGGTTTTAGGTTTATGCGTTTTTCAAAAATATTGAGTTTTCGTTTTTGGGTTTGTTGATTTCTATAGAGAATATATCCTTTGGCAACATCAAAAAAACCGCCTTCCATTAATTTAGTTTCCACAAAATCCTGAACCTCCTCTACTGTAGGAATATATTTACTGTCTTGATTTTTTCGGTCGAGTAGGGCAGCATAAACTTTTTCTGATATCCGTTGTGCATCTTCTAAACTACCGTGTTTTGCAGCGGTCATTGCCTTTAAAACTGCATCGGTAATTTTCTGTAAATGAAATAGTTTTGTGGTGAAATCTCTTTTAATAACGTGGGTAATTTCCATGGAAATGCGAACTAAAAATTAGAAATAAATTTGAAGTATAAAGATGAAAATTATATCAATGTGTTTTCATCCAACCCAGATTATGTTGTTAAATGATTATCAA
This region of Aequorivita marisscotiae genomic DNA includes:
- a CDS encoding NAD-dependent epimerase/dehydratase family protein encodes the protein MKKRILIIGACGQIGTELTLYLREKFGNHKVIASDIREGEAELMQSGPFEILDAMNYDAIQEVVIRYEITDVYLMAAMLSATAEKFPMKGWNLNMNSLFHVLNLAKDKKIEKIFWPSSIAVFGPTTPKIDTPQRTVMEPSTVYGISKQTGERWCEYYFKRYGVDVRSVRYPGLISYKTLPGGGTTDYAVDIYHKALKHKKYICFLNAETTLPMMFMDDAIKATVNIMEADTEKIKTRNAYNLSGMSFNPEEITASIKKHIPEFKISYEPDFRQAIADSWPQSIDDSEARDDWGWKSEISLDEMTEIMLTNLNDKY
- a CDS encoding SdiA-regulated domain-containing protein, which produces MRENKIAFLIIVGVLAFVGILWYAFENPALNPRLEEETYTIIRKWDMPLELNEISGIRWISENRIAAVQDEEGIIFIYNLKTNLVEKKISFGKSGDYEAITTTDSAAYVMESSGRLFEVEGFLSDTFTTNEYQVPFSGRNNMESLVADTLKNRLLFTVKDKDPNSEAYKGIYAFNLETKQTSSLPVLKIPLDSSIFKPKDADDDVEASTNFFPSDMAIHPKTGHYYILEGKYPQMLIMDSLGKPLKLHRLYKESFAQPEGITFAPDGTLYISNEGKNGTANILEVIFNEDK
- a CDS encoding ribonucleoside-diphosphate reductase subunit alpha; the protein is MNEQNLNLDTQTTKTNSEANNLVNARKEALHQTEKNEPKGFEWLTEHSRNFLASGYLTPGVTAEERIREIADRAEKILGIPGYSDKFYGYMSQGFFSLASPVWSNFGKKRGLPISCFGSHIDDDMGNILYTQSEVGMMSKLGGGTSGYFGKIRHRGAEVKNNGQASGAVHIMQLFESMVDVVSQGSVRRGRFSPYLPVEHPDIMEFLEIGTEGNPIQELTHGVTVTNQWMEEMIAGDVEKRSIWAKVLQRRGEMGYPYIFFKDNANNTAADVYKDKKLPIYASNLCTEIMLPSNDDWSFVCVLSSVNLLHYDKWKNTDAVETMVYFLDAVITEFVEKLEAYRDSESREDKQTFLFMERAYNFAKDNRALGLGVLGWHSLLQSKMLPLNSAEAYDLNSEIFRVIKEKSYKASEELAEKFGEPEVLKGYGRRNATLNAVAPTTSSAFILGQVSQGIEPIWSNVYVKDIAKIKTTIKNPFLEQLLEEKGFNTLEVWRNIRDYDGSVQHLDFLTDEEKDVFKTYSEIDQMDLIYQAANRQNHIDQGQSVNIIVHPEMPVKEINKIHVTAWKLGLKSLYYQHSMNAAQKFAQKKDCASCEA
- a CDS encoding ribonucleotide-diphosphate reductase subunit beta, with the protein product MEITHVIKRDFTTKLFHLQKITDAVLKAMTAAKHGSLEDAQRISEKVYAALLDRKNQDSKYIPTVEEVQDFVETKLMEGGFFDVAKGYILYRNQQTQKRKLNIFEKRINLKPYEYPALYEYVPAIRHSYWIHTEFNFTSDIQDFKTRLTNVEQSAIKNTMLAISQIEVAVKSFWGDIYHRMPKPEIGSVGATFAESEVRHHDAYSHLLEILGLNEEFKDLKKKPVIMMRVHYLETALKNAKSEDNKEYAESILLFSLFIEHVSLFSQFLIIMAFNKHKNMLKGISNVVEATSKEEQIHGDFGIDIIKIIKEENPEWFDESYNAMIQEICKEAFTAESRIVDWIFEEGELDFLPKAVVNEFIKNRFNNSLESIGIEKIFEIDETLLAQTEWFDDEIIGTKHGDFFVKRSINYSKRTQSITSDDLF